TTGGGCTAGCCAGACATTTTCATCTTACACTCGCACTTCAATTCCATCTTCTCCTGCCTGAGAAGTAAAGATTAAAAATTCCGCCACGCTATTCCTAATAGTTAATTTTTTTGTCATATTAATTTTTTAATTAGATTTTTAAAAAATTTCACATCAAACCCGCGCGCTTCTTGAATATCTGATTTTTTTGTGGTTGAAATTTGGGGCATATTTTTTCAACCTTCTAGTCTAAATTATCAAATTTAAAATCATCTATTCTTTTCAATGCTTTGCAATTACTTAAAACTAAATTAAGTAATTTATTCCAATTTTTACCCAATAAATTTACTTTTCCAATAATCAATTTCAATATATTTTCAGTAAGATATCCTTTTGTTTTTGAAATTTCTATATGATTACTATCTGCGCTTCCAGCTAAAGATATTTTATGTCCATGGACAAGCAAATTTCTTATGTCTGTTATTTCTTTAAATATTTTTTCTATTTCTTTTTTTGCAAGAATTGCTTCGTTTTTTTTCTCCAATAAAAAATATTTCACAAAATAAAAAAGTTTTCTTTTTATATTTAATTTTTCGTTCTTTATCCATTCTTCATATTTCGATCTATTATTACGTTTAAATTCCAATCTAATAACATGTCTCATATTTTGATGTAAAAAATATTCTATATATATTTGCAACATGATAAATATCAAAATTAGTGTATGTTCTGACTTGTCTCTTTCAAATTTTTTTAAATAATAATTAAATTCATTTCTAAAAATAATAGCATCAGTTTCAAGTTCCCATGCTGTTTCTTCACAAATATTAATATTTTCTTTTAATATAATTTTATGATCCATATATTAATTTTATCTCCAAAAACTCAACCCCTGCTCCTTCCCCCACTTCTCAAAAGCAAAAGTGATATCGTCTAAGTCGTGTTTATCATAAATGAAATTAAATTAAATTAAAAACCCTTATTTTAAGCCTATTTAAGAACTTTTTGAATTTATTTTCAAGTGCCTTGATAATAAATCTTTCTCTAAAATAGTACCAGGCTTAATATAATAACTTCCTTTTTTTGATTTGCCAGCTTGCTCAAGAATTCCGCTATTTACCCATTGTCCAAACAATCTTGACATTTCAACGCTATCTGTAATATCAGTTATCTCACGAGCTTTTTGTGGTTTAATATAATGATTTTCATAATTTATTTTTAAAAAATTATTATCTCCAAAACCCCAACCCATTTTCCTTCCCCCATTTCTCAAAAGCAAAAACGATAGCGACCGATTTGCGACTAAAAATTTTCTTAGTTGCAGGCTTGCAAGTAGGAAAATCTCCACTTGCAAAAAACAGGATATTTGCAAGTAAAAAATATTTATAATTACATTATTATTTTTATCAAATTATCAAAAAAATAGGTTCTATGCTGGGATTTTTTATCATCAGAAAAAATTTTTTCATCAGACAAAAATTTCAAAATCCTAAAAGAAGCGTTTTCTTTTATTCTTGTATGTCTTCTGAAATCGCCAGAGTCAAAAATTGGCATAGAAAAAATAAAATCTAAAACTTTAATAGAATTTTTTGGCGTTGGAATATTGATAATCTTTTCTTTTGTTCTATTATAAAGATTTAAAATAGATTCTACTTTCTGGGTATTTATTTCTGATTGTTTTTCTACAGCAACAAGAAAAAACTTTATCCAATTTTCCCAGTCATTATTTTTTGAAATACCTTCCCCACTTCTCAAAAACAATATTATATAATTTTTACATCTCGTCTAAAGTTTCTATCCCCAATAAATCAAGCTTTTTAAAATTGTTTGCCCAACGCAGTAAATTTTATCTAAAATATCTTTTTAATTTTTTCTATTGTTTGAGATAATGATCCTATTGTTAAATCGCCATATTCTTGTTTTGAATCATATGCGTTTTCATAATACGGAACAACAATACAAGTGTGATCGGGTTTAATATTTTTAATTGCGGATATGCAGGATTTTGTAAGAGATGGAGTTTTTGATGTTTTTATTTCAATCGCTATAATCTTATTATTTTTTTGCAATATCAAATCAACTTCTTCGCCATTACTCGTGCGATAATATGATCCTTCACAATCATCAAAAACAGATAATAAATTTTCAATAACATAGCCTTCAAAAGAATTTCCGTACAATGGATGCGCTATTAATTCTGATTTATTATGAATTCTCGCAACCACATGTAATAATCCCGAATCTCTAATATACCACTTAGGACTTTTTATAAGCCGTTTTTTGCTATTTTTAAAATATGAAGGAAGCCGTCTAACAAGATACATTGACTCTAATGTATCAATATAGCTTTTTATAACCACCTCGCCCACAGAAAAATTTTTTGCCAGTTCAGCATAATTTTCTCTCTGCCCGTGATAATGCGCTAAAAATCTTAATAACTTTAAAACAACCACACTATCAATTTTTCTAAATTCCTGAATATCTCTTTCAATAATATTTTTCAAATAAGCGTCTCTCCAAATAAAACTACTTTTATTATCAACGGCTAAATAGCTTTCTGGAAAACCGCCCCTAACCCAATGACTTTTAATGTCCAAACTTAGCACTTCCAAAATATGAAATGGGGTCAATTCTATATAGCCTATTCTCCCCGCCAAACTTTCCGATGTTTGTTTTATTAATTTTGGAGAAGCAGAACCTAATATAAAAAACCGACCGTTTTTCCTATTTTTATCAATCACGCCGCGCATTGTCGCAAAAATATGCGGCAATTTTTGAATCTCATCCAAACACACAATTTTGTCTTTATGAGTATTAAAAAAAGACAAGGGGTTTTCAGTAACTTTCGCTAAATCATCATATTTTTCCAAATCAAAATAAGCAACATTCTCAATATCTTTTAAAAAATGTTTAATCAAAGTGGATTTCCCGCACTGTCTCGGTCCTAAAATTCCAACCGCGGGAAAAATATTTTGGTAGCTTGCTATTTTTTGTCTAACAAACCTTTTAAGATAAGTTTTATGCATTTCCATACTTTAACTATAGATTTACATAAATATTACTTTAATAAATTATTTTTGTCAAGTATTTTTTATTTCTGCGTAAAATTATCCCAATCAAGATTAGAAACAAACAAATCTAAATAAAATTTTTATTTTTTACATCTCGTCCAATACTTCTATTCCTAATAAATCAAGCCCTTTTTTGATTGTCTGTCCAACGCAATAAATCAAAAGCAAGCGGGCTTTTTTTGTTTCTTTTTTAGCTGTTAAAACAGGGCAGATGTGATAAAAACTATGAAAAGATTTTGCCA
This region of Patescibacteria group bacterium genomic DNA includes:
- a CDS encoding ATP-binding protein translates to MEMHKTYLKRFVRQKIASYQNIFPAVGILGPRQCGKSTLIKHFLKDIENVAYFDLEKYDDLAKVTENPLSFFNTHKDKIVCLDEIQKLPHIFATMRGVIDKNRKNGRFFILGSASPKLIKQTSESLAGRIGYIELTPFHILEVLSLDIKSHWVRGGFPESYLAVDNKSSFIWRDAYLKNIIERDIQEFRKIDSVVVLKLLRFLAHYHGQRENYAELAKNFSVGEVVIKSYIDTLESMYLVRRLPSYFKNSKKRLIKSPKWYIRDSGLLHVVARIHNKSELIAHPLYGNSFEGYVIENLLSVFDDCEGSYYRTSNGEEVDLILQKNNKIIAIEIKTSKTPSLTKSCISAIKNIKPDHTCIVVPYYENAYDSKQEYGDLTIGSLSQTIEKIKKIF